From the Streptococcus oralis ATCC 35037 genome, one window contains:
- a CDS encoding SP_0198 family lipoprotein — MKTKTFTLSIASLAILSLLAACGPKAQAPTQQSAQQSSTQQESSSSAATSASQSQASSSQDTTVDQPTNIDGTYTGKDENDQITLVVTGKTGTWTEVEPDGDKEIKQVSFEPENQRVIIGDDVKIYTVNGNQLIIDDMDREASDRVVLTKQ; from the coding sequence ATGAAAACGAAAACATTCACACTTTCTATTGCTTCCCTAGCAATTCTTAGTCTTTTAGCAGCTTGTGGACCTAAGGCACAAGCCCCTACCCAGCAATCGGCGCAGCAATCATCTACTCAACAAGAATCATCTTCTAGCGCTGCGACAAGTGCTAGTCAATCACAGGCATCCTCAAGTCAGGACACTACTGTAGATCAACCTACGAATATCGATGGTACCTATACTGGAAAAGATGAGAATGACCAAATCACTCTTGTTGTAACAGGTAAAACTGGTACATGGACTGAAGTCGAGCCAGATGGAGATAAGGAAATCAAGCAAGTCAGCTTTGAGCCAGAAAATCAACGTGTCATTATCGGTGATGATGTCAAAATTTACACGGTTAATGGTAATCAATTGATTATCGACGATATGGACCGAGAGGCATCTGACCGAGTGGTATTAACTAAGCAATAA
- a CDS encoding bifunctional folylpolyglutamate synthase/dihydrofolate synthase gives MFEVEKWLHSRIGLNFRSGLGRMQLAVDLLGNPEKTYPIIHVTGTNGKGSTIAFMRELFVAHGKKVGTFTSPHIISIHDRICINGEPIAEEDFVRIANQVKEMEKTLLETHDQLSFFELLTLIALLYFKEQGVDLVLLEVGIGGLLDTTNVVTGEIAVITSIGLDHQETLGDSLEEIAEQKAGIFKAGKQAVIAKLAPEAKLVCQNTARELGVDLYQAGLDFSLNAGDFSSSLANFSQLEISLEGVYQQENAALALQTFLLFMASRGERVEEVLVRRALKETNWAGRLERIRPQIYLDGAHNLPALTRLVEFIQGKIQQGYQVHILFGALKRKDYQGMLGYLSKQLPEVELKVTGFDYQGSLDEKDVVGYDLIPSYGDFIREFEDKANGQDLLFVTGSLYFISEVRASLVESDEIS, from the coding sequence ATGTTTGAAGTAGAAAAGTGGCTTCATAGTCGGATTGGTTTAAACTTTAGATCTGGACTTGGACGAATGCAGCTAGCAGTGGATTTGCTGGGGAATCCTGAGAAGACTTATCCTATTATCCACGTAACAGGGACTAACGGTAAAGGGTCAACTATTGCCTTCATGAGGGAGTTGTTTGTTGCTCATGGTAAAAAAGTTGGTACTTTTACCTCTCCTCATATCATCAGCATCCATGATCGAATCTGTATCAATGGGGAACCAATCGCAGAGGAAGACTTTGTACGTATAGCTAACCAAGTCAAGGAGATGGAGAAAACTCTTTTAGAGACACACGATCAATTGTCTTTCTTTGAATTGTTGACCTTGATTGCCTTGCTTTACTTTAAAGAGCAGGGAGTGGATCTAGTCCTGCTAGAGGTGGGGATTGGTGGTTTGCTTGACACGACTAATGTCGTAACAGGAGAGATTGCAGTTATTACTTCCATTGGGCTAGATCATCAGGAGACCTTGGGCGATAGTCTAGAGGAAATAGCCGAGCAGAAAGCTGGTATTTTCAAGGCCGGCAAGCAGGCAGTCATTGCTAAGCTCGCTCCAGAAGCTAAACTTGTCTGTCAAAATACAGCAAGAGAGTTAGGTGTGGATCTCTATCAAGCTGGGCTAGACTTCTCCTTGAATGCTGGGGATTTTTCAAGCAGCCTAGCGAATTTTTCACAACTTGAAATTAGTTTGGAAGGTGTTTATCAGCAAGAAAATGCCGCCTTGGCTTTACAAACTTTTCTTCTGTTTATGGCATCAAGAGGTGAAAGGGTCGAAGAAGTGCTTGTCAGACGGGCTTTGAAGGAGACAAACTGGGCAGGTCGATTGGAACGGATTCGTCCGCAAATCTACCTAGATGGGGCTCACAATCTGCCAGCCTTGACTCGTCTAGTAGAGTTTATCCAGGGGAAAATCCAGCAAGGTTACCAGGTTCATATCCTTTTTGGAGCACTTAAACGCAAGGATTATCAGGGGATGTTAGGCTATCTATCTAAGCAGTTACCTGAGGTGGAACTTAAGGTAACAGGCTTTGACTACCAAGGCTCTCTGGATGAAAAGGATGTGGTAGGTTATGATTTGATTCCTTCCTATGGCGACTTTATCAGAGAATTTGAAGATAAGGCCAATGGCCAGGACTTGCTTTTCGTGACGGGATCCCTCTACTTTATCTCGGAAGTTCGAGCAAGTTTGGTTGAAAGCGATGAGATTAGTTGA
- a CDS encoding DUF1292 domain-containing protein: MSHDHNHDHEERELITLVDEQGNETLFEILLTIDGKEEFGKNYVLLVPVNAEEDENGEVEIQAYSFIENEDGTEGELQPIPEDSEDEWNMIEEVFNSFMEE, translated from the coding sequence ATGTCACACGATCACAACCATGACCACGAAGAACGTGAATTGATTACACTAGTAGATGAGCAAGGTAATGAAACCTTGTTTGAAATTCTTTTGACCATCGATGGGAAAGAAGAATTTGGTAAAAACTATGTTCTTCTAGTGCCAGTTAACGCAGAAGAAGATGAAAACGGTGAAGTTGAAATTCAAGCTTACTCATTCATCGAAAATGAAGACGGAACAGAAGGCGAATTGCAACCAATTCCAGAAGACTCAGAAGACGAATGGAACATGATTGAAGAAGTCTTCAACAGCTTTATGGAGGAGTAA
- the ruvX gene encoding Holliday junction resolvase RuvX yields the protein MRIMGLDVGSKTVGVAISDPLGFTAQGLEIIQINEDQGQFGFDRIKELVDIYKVERFVVGLPKNMNNTSGPRVEASQAYGAKLEELFGLPVDYQDERLTTVAAERMLIEQADISRNKRKKVIDKLAAQLILQNYLDRKF from the coding sequence ATGAGAATTATGGGATTGGACGTCGGTTCAAAAACAGTAGGGGTGGCTATTAGCGATCCCTTGGGCTTCACTGCTCAGGGACTTGAAATCATCCAGATTAATGAGGACCAGGGCCAGTTTGGTTTTGATCGTATCAAGGAATTGGTTGACATCTATAAGGTGGAACGCTTTGTAGTAGGTCTGCCTAAAAACATGAACAATACCAGCGGTCCGCGGGTAGAAGCCAGTCAAGCCTACGGAGCAAAATTAGAGGAACTTTTTGGTTTACCAGTAGACTATCAGGATGAGCGTTTGACGACCGTTGCTGCGGAGCGTATGTTGATTGAACAAGCAGATATCAGCCGTAACAAACGCAAGAAAGTTATTGATAAGCTGGCTGCTCAGTTGATTTTGCAAAATTATTTAGATAGAAAATTTTAA
- a CDS encoding IreB family regulatory phosphoprotein: MGFTEETVRFKLDDSNKKEISETLTDVYASLNDKGYNPINQIVGYVLSGDPAYVPRYNNARNQIRKYERDEIVEELVRYYLKGQGVDL, from the coding sequence ATGGGATTTACTGAAGAAACTGTACGGTTTAAATTGGATGATTCCAATAAGAAAGAAATTAGCGAAACGTTGACAGACGTCTATGCTTCTTTGAACGACAAGGGCTACAATCCGATTAACCAGATCGTCGGTTATGTACTGAGTGGTGACCCTGCCTACGTTCCTCGTTATAACAATGCACGAAATCAAATCCGTAAGTATGAGCGTGATGAAATTGTTGAAGAATTGGTACGCTACTACCTTAAAGGACAAGGAGTCGATCTATAA
- a CDS encoding SP0191 family lipoprotein, whose translation MKKLLIASFALLFLLAGCGQKKETPAASTTASEPLQSNLPVLDNAEKNTVVTKTLLMPKSENGTQQIQTITYKGNQFLTLTIQQKRPVGDELKTFISENGLEETQKALLEAEEKDETIQEARKLAGFTLETKLLSETEIQTTTTYDFQVLDVKKASQLEYLKNIGLENLLKNEPSQYIADRVANGATEQ comes from the coding sequence ATGAAAAAGTTACTAATTGCTAGTTTTGCTCTCCTCTTTTTGCTTGCGGGATGTGGGCAAAAAAAGGAAACTCCTGCTGCTTCCACAACAGCATCTGAACCTCTCCAATCCAACCTTCCCGTTTTGGACAATGCCGAAAAGAATACGGTTGTCACCAAGACCTTGCTGATGCCGAAGTCAGAAAATGGGACGCAACAGATTCAGACCATTACTTATAAAGGCAATCAGTTTTTGACCTTGACCATCCAGCAAAAACGACCTGTGGGGGATGAACTCAAGACTTTTATCTCTGAAAATGGCCTAGAGGAGACGCAAAAAGCGCTTCTAGAAGCTGAAGAGAAGGATGAGACCATCCAAGAGGCGCGCAAACTGGCAGGATTTACACTGGAAACCAAGCTACTCAGCGAGACAGAAATCCAGACCACAACGACTTATGATTTTCAAGTTTTGGATGTCAAAAAGGCATCTCAACTAGAATATTTAAAAAATATTGGTCTTGAAAATCTCTTAAAAAACGAACCTAGCCAGTATATTGCTGATAGAGTGGCAAATGGGGCGACAGAACAATAG
- the spx gene encoding transcriptional regulator Spx — MIKIYTVSSCTSCKKAKTWLNAHQLSYKEQNLGKEGITREELLDILTKTDNGIASIVSSKNRYAKALGVDIEDLSVNEVLNLIMETPRILKSPILVDEKRLQVGYKEDDIRAFLPRSVRNVENAEARLRAAL; from the coding sequence ATGATCAAAATTTATACAGTCTCAAGTTGTACTAGCTGTAAAAAAGCGAAAACCTGGCTCAATGCCCACCAGTTAAGTTATAAAGAACAAAATCTCGGTAAAGAAGGAATTACAAGAGAAGAGTTATTAGATATTCTCACGAAAACAGATAATGGAATTGCCAGTATCGTTTCGTCAAAAAACCGCTACGCTAAGGCACTTGGAGTTGACATCGAGGATTTGAGTGTCAATGAAGTGCTCAACTTAATCATGGAAACACCACGGATCTTAAAGAGTCCGATTCTCGTTGATGAGAAGCGCCTGCAAGTCGGCTATAAAGAAGATGATATCCGTGCCTTCTTGCCACGCTCTGTCCGTAATGTAGAAAATGCAGAAGCACGTCTACGTGCAGCTCTATAA
- the mgtA gene encoding magnesium-translocating P-type ATPase, protein MKTTKERLATAIHTPLKETLSFYKTSLTGLTEEQVEKNRDLYGENTITKGQEDSILKKIYESIINPFTIILLVIAMISMVTNVWLAKPGQEDPTTSIIIVVLVLISGGIRFVQELRSDKAATNLSKMIVNTATVIREGQSLEVAIEDLVVGDIVKLSAGDMIPADLILIESRDFFVQQSGLTGESDSVEKLALSKMSQSNFDSLLEAEALAFMGTNVISGSAKALILAVGDDTMMGEIEQTLNTYDEPTSFEREMNSISWLLIRLMLVMVPIVFLSNGLTDGDWLEAGVFALSVGVGLTPEMLPMIITASLAKGSIIMAKEKVVIKKLNAIQDLGAIDILCTDKTGTLTQDEIVLEYPLDIHGDLDLSVLRRAYLNSYFQTGLKNLMDRAIISRTEKEAKEHAILQNLDTSFQKIDELPFDFERRRMSVIVKDENEVVSLVTKGALEEMLAISTHVEYQGQISPLTDDIRVEILKEVDQLNQQGLRVLGVAYKTGLKEGFAYSVEDEKEMILTGYLAFLDPPKPSAAPAIKALLEHGVKTKILTGDNEKVTQAICEKVGLDIEHILLGVDIDQMSDEQLAEVVESVTVFAKLSPDQKARIILQLKRNGHGVGYMGDGINDAPSMKVADVGISVDTAVDIAKETADVILLDKDLMVLETGIVEGRKVYANMTKYIKMTVSSNFGNIFSLLVSGIFLPFLPMAPIHLIVLNLVYDLSCISLPFDNVDEDFLKHPHKWEAKSITRFMIWMGPISSAFDILTFILLYFIIVPMATGQAYAHGAESATGFIILFQTGWFIESMWSQTMVIHMLRSAKLPFLQSRPSWFVLGTTLLAASFVTFLPYSSIASLLHLTPLEPIYFLFLLLIIVLYMISVTVVKRLYIKKFKSWL, encoded by the coding sequence ATGAAAACTACAAAAGAAAGATTAGCAACAGCTATTCATACACCTTTAAAAGAAACTTTATCTTTTTATAAGACAAGTCTAACAGGCTTGACTGAGGAGCAGGTGGAGAAAAATCGTGACCTATATGGCGAAAACACCATCACCAAGGGTCAAGAAGACAGTATCCTCAAAAAGATTTACGAATCTATTATCAATCCATTTACAATCATCCTGCTGGTCATCGCTATGATTTCCATGGTGACCAATGTCTGGTTGGCGAAGCCTGGACAAGAAGATCCGACGACTTCTATCATCATCGTCGTTCTCGTTCTAATCTCTGGTGGCATACGCTTTGTCCAGGAACTGCGGAGTGACAAGGCTGCGACCAATCTATCAAAAATGATTGTGAATACAGCCACAGTTATCCGCGAAGGCCAGAGTTTAGAGGTCGCAATTGAAGATTTGGTCGTTGGAGATATAGTCAAATTAAGTGCTGGGGATATGATTCCAGCAGACCTCATTTTAATTGAATCACGTGATTTCTTTGTTCAACAGTCTGGTTTGACAGGTGAAAGTGACTCGGTTGAAAAACTAGCCTTGTCAAAAATGAGTCAGTCAAATTTTGATAGTCTGCTAGAAGCAGAAGCGCTCGCTTTTATGGGAACCAATGTGATATCAGGAAGTGCTAAGGCTTTGATTCTAGCGGTCGGTGATGACACCATGATGGGAGAAATCGAGCAGACTCTCAATACCTATGACGAACCGACCTCTTTTGAACGGGAGATGAACAGCATCTCTTGGCTCTTGATCCGTTTGATGTTAGTCATGGTTCCCATCGTGTTTCTCTCCAATGGCTTGACAGATGGCGACTGGCTGGAAGCAGGTGTGTTTGCACTGAGTGTTGGTGTTGGATTGACACCTGAGATGCTTCCTATGATCATCACGGCCAGTTTAGCAAAAGGCTCCATTATCATGGCCAAGGAAAAAGTCGTCATCAAAAAACTCAATGCCATACAGGACCTAGGTGCTATTGATATCCTATGCACGGATAAAACCGGAACCCTTACCCAAGACGAAATTGTCCTTGAATATCCTTTGGATATACATGGAGATTTGGACTTGTCTGTGTTGAGACGGGCCTACCTCAATTCCTATTTTCAAACGGGATTGAAAAACTTGATGGACCGTGCCATTATCAGTAGAACTGAAAAAGAAGCTAAAGAACACGCTATTCTACAAAATTTGGATACTAGCTTCCAAAAAATAGATGAATTGCCCTTTGATTTTGAACGCAGACGGATGAGTGTCATCGTCAAGGATGAGAACGAAGTTGTTAGTTTGGTAACCAAGGGTGCTCTAGAGGAAATGCTTGCGATTTCAACCCATGTGGAATATCAAGGTCAGATTAGTCCTTTGACGGATGATATCCGAGTGGAAATCTTAAAAGAAGTAGATCAACTTAATCAACAGGGATTGCGAGTCTTGGGAGTTGCCTATAAAACAGGCCTAAAAGAAGGTTTTGCTTACTCCGTTGAAGATGAAAAAGAGATGATTCTAACAGGCTATCTTGCCTTTCTAGATCCACCAAAACCATCTGCAGCACCTGCAATCAAGGCTTTACTTGAACATGGTGTTAAGACTAAGATTTTAACTGGGGATAATGAAAAAGTAACGCAAGCCATCTGTGAGAAAGTTGGTTTGGACATTGAACACATCCTTTTAGGGGTAGATATCGACCAAATGTCAGATGAGCAGTTGGCAGAAGTGGTTGAAAGTGTAACAGTATTTGCTAAATTGTCTCCTGACCAAAAAGCTCGCATCATTCTACAGCTAAAAAGAAATGGTCATGGTGTCGGCTATATGGGAGATGGTATTAACGACGCCCCTTCTATGAAAGTGGCAGATGTGGGGATTTCTGTTGATACAGCAGTAGATATTGCCAAAGAAACGGCTGATGTCATTTTGCTAGATAAGGATCTCATGGTTCTTGAAACTGGTATCGTTGAAGGTCGTAAGGTCTACGCCAACATGACCAAGTACATTAAGATGACGGTCAGCTCTAATTTCGGGAACATTTTCTCTCTGTTAGTGTCTGGTATCTTTTTACCTTTCCTTCCTATGGCTCCGATTCACTTGATTGTCTTAAACCTCGTCTATGATCTTTCTTGCATTTCCTTGCCATTTGATAATGTAGATGAAGACTTTTTGAAGCATCCTCATAAGTGGGAAGCCAAGTCTATTACTCGCTTTATGATTTGGATGGGTCCGATTTCTTCTGCCTTTGATATTTTGACCTTTATCTTGCTCTATTTTATCATTGTCCCAATGGCGACAGGTCAAGCTTATGCTCACGGAGCAGAGTCTGCAACGGGATTTATCATCTTGTTCCAGACAGGTTGGTTCATTGAATCCATGTGGTCCCAAACCATGGTTATCCATATGCTTCGTTCAGCAAAACTTCCTTTCTTACAAAGTCGTCCATCATGGTTTGTTCTTGGTACAACCTTGCTGGCAGCTAGTTTTGTGACCTTCCTTCCCTACTCTTCAATTGCTAGCCTGCTTCATTTAACCCCTTTGGAACCAATTTATTTCCTCTTTTTGCTTTTGATTATTGTTCTCTATATGATAAGTGTTACAGTTGTGAAACGATTGTATATCAAAAAATTTAAAAGTTGGTTATAA
- a CDS encoding M24 family metallopeptidase: MNKRVQAFLAKMQEKELDGIIINNLKNVYYLTGFWGSNGTVFISRDRQVLVTDSRYIIAAKQEVTGFEIVADRDELAVIAGIVKDMGLSRVGFEDEISVSYYHRMQAAFAGIDLLPQTQFVEALRMIKDEAEIATIRKACSISDQAFRDALDFIKPGKTEIEIANFLDFRMRELGAAGLSFDTILASGINSSKPHAHPMHKPVEAGEAITMDFGCLYDHYVSDMTRTIYLGHVSDEQAEIYNTVLKANQALINQAKAGLGFRDFDKIPRDIIIEAGYGDYFTHGIGHGIGLDIHEEPYFSQTSTESIQAGMVLTDEPGIYIEGKYGVRIEDDILITDNGCELLTLAPKELIVI; this comes from the coding sequence ATGAATAAACGTGTGCAAGCATTTCTAGCTAAAATGCAAGAAAAAGAACTAGATGGTATCATCATCAACAACCTTAAAAACGTCTATTACCTGACCGGCTTTTGGGGCTCAAATGGAACAGTCTTTATCAGCCGTGACCGTCAGGTTTTGGTGACAGACTCTCGCTATATCATTGCAGCTAAGCAAGAAGTGACAGGTTTTGAGATTGTGGCTGATCGTGATGAATTGGCTGTTATTGCAGGCATTGTTAAGGATATGGGTTTGTCTCGCGTTGGTTTTGAGGACGAGATTTCGGTCTCTTATTACCACCGTATGCAGGCAGCTTTTGCAGGAATCGACTTGCTTCCGCAGACTCAGTTTGTTGAAGCGCTTCGGATGATTAAAGATGAAGCGGAGATTGCGACTATTCGTAAGGCATGTTCTATCTCAGACCAAGCTTTCCGTGATGCGCTTGACTTTATCAAACCAGGAAAAACTGAGATCGAAATTGCCAACTTCCTTGATTTCCGCATGCGTGAGTTGGGAGCAGCAGGCTTGTCTTTTGATACCATTTTAGCAAGTGGCATCAACTCTTCTAAGCCCCATGCTCATCCAATGCACAAACCGGTTGAAGCGGGAGAAGCCATTACCATGGACTTCGGCTGTCTCTACGACCACTATGTCAGTGATATGACACGGACCATCTACCTCGGTCATGTCAGTGACGAGCAGGCAGAAATTTACAATACTGTCCTGAAAGCCAACCAAGCTCTGATTAATCAAGCTAAGGCAGGATTAGGTTTCCGTGACTTTGACAAAATTCCTCGTGATATTATCATCGAGGCAGGCTATGGCGACTACTTTACTCACGGTATTGGCCATGGTATCGGACTGGATATCCATGAGGAACCCTACTTTAGTCAAACTTCTACCGAGAGCATTCAAGCAGGTATGGTCTTGACTGATGAACCGGGTATCTATATTGAAGGTAAATACGGCGTTCGTATTGAAGACGATATCTTAATTACAGATAACGGTTGCGAATTGTTGACTCTAGCGCCGAAGGAATTAATTGTTATTTAA
- the uvrA gene encoding excinuclease ABC subunit UvrA, with protein sequence MQDKIVIHGARAHNLKNIDVEIPRDKLVVVTGLSGSGKSSLAFDTLYAEGQRRYVESLSAYARQFLGNMEKPDVDAIDGLSPAISIDQKTTSKNPRSTVGTTTEINDYLRLLYARVGTPYCINGHGTIKASSVEQIVDKVLELPERQRLQILAPVIRKKKGQHKSIIEKVQKDGYVRVRVDGEVYDVTEVPELSKSKQHNIDVVVDRIVIKEGIRSRLFDSIEAALRIAEGYVIIDTMDDSELLFSEHYACPVCGFTVPELEPRLFSFNAPFGSCSECDGLGIKLEVDTDLVVPDASKTLREGALAPWNPISSNYYPNMLEQAMTAFGVDMDIPFEDLSEADKDLILYGSDGKEFHFHYENEFGGVRDIDIPFEGVVTNIKRRYHETNSDYTRTQMRLYMNELTCGTCHGYRLNDQALSVRVGGEQGPHIGEISDLSIADHLELVSQLTLSENEAIIARPILKEIKDRLTFLNNVGLNYLTLSRSAGTLSGGESQRIRLATQIGSNLSGVLYILDEPSIGLHQRDNDRLIASLKKMRDLGNTLIVVEHDEDTMREADYLIDVGPGAGVFGGEIVAAGTPKQVARNSKSITGQYLSGKRAIPVPEERRAGNGRFIEVTGAHENNLQNITARFPLGKFIAVTGVSGSGKSTLINSILKKAIAQKLNRNSDKPGKFKTITGIEHVDRLIDIDQSPIGRTPRSNPATYTGVFDDIRDLFAQTNEAKIRGYKKGRFSFNVKGGRCEACSGDGIIKIEMHFLPDVYVACEVCHGTRYNSETLEVHYKEKNISQVLDMTVNDAVEFFQHIPKIQRKLQTIKDVGLGYVTLGQPATTLSGGEAQRMKLASELHKRSTGKSFYILDEPTTGLHTEDIARLLKVLARFVDDGNTVLVIEHNLDVIKTADHIIDLGPEGGVGGGTIIATGTPEEVAANEASYTGHYLKGKLHHE encoded by the coding sequence ATGCAAGATAAAATTGTGATTCATGGGGCGCGTGCCCATAACTTAAAAAATATAGATGTGGAGATTCCAAGAGACAAGCTGGTTGTTGTGACTGGTTTGTCAGGTTCTGGGAAATCCAGTCTGGCCTTTGATACCCTCTATGCTGAGGGCCAACGTCGCTATGTAGAGAGCTTGTCAGCTTACGCTCGTCAGTTCTTGGGCAACATGGAAAAACCAGATGTAGATGCCATTGATGGCCTCAGTCCAGCTATTTCCATCGACCAGAAAACCACCAGCAAAAACCCTCGTTCGACCGTGGGAACCACGACTGAAATCAATGATTATCTGCGTCTCCTCTACGCACGTGTGGGGACGCCTTACTGTATCAACGGGCATGGGACTATCAAGGCTTCTTCTGTAGAACAAATCGTGGATAAGGTTTTGGAATTGCCAGAACGCCAACGTCTGCAAATTTTAGCTCCGGTCATTCGTAAGAAAAAAGGGCAACATAAGAGTATCATTGAAAAGGTTCAGAAAGACGGCTATGTCCGCGTCCGAGTGGATGGGGAAGTTTATGATGTGACCGAAGTTCCAGAGCTGTCTAAGAGCAAGCAACACAATATTGATGTCGTAGTTGACCGTATTGTTATCAAGGAGGGTATCCGTAGCCGTCTCTTTGACTCAATCGAGGCTGCCCTTCGTATCGCAGAAGGCTATGTGATTATCGATACTATGGACGATTCTGAGTTGCTCTTCTCTGAGCACTATGCCTGTCCAGTTTGTGGTTTTACCGTACCAGAGTTAGAGCCTCGTCTCTTCTCCTTCAATGCGCCGTTTGGTTCTTGTAGTGAGTGTGATGGTTTGGGTATTAAGCTGGAGGTGGATACTGATTTGGTAGTGCCAGATGCCAGTAAAACCTTACGTGAGGGGGCGCTAGCACCTTGGAATCCTATCTCATCAAACTACTATCCAAATATGTTAGAGCAGGCTATGACAGCTTTTGGTGTGGATATGGATATCCCCTTTGAGGACCTGTCAGAAGCGGATAAGGACTTGATTCTCTATGGTTCGGATGGAAAGGAATTCCATTTCCACTATGAAAATGAATTTGGTGGTGTGCGGGATATTGACATTCCTTTTGAAGGAGTTGTCACTAATATCAAACGTCGCTACCACGAAACCAATAGTGACTATACTCGCACCCAGATGCGTCTCTACATGAATGAGCTGACCTGCGGAACTTGTCACGGCTATCGTCTCAACGATCAGGCCTTGTCTGTTCGTGTGGGTGGTGAGCAAGGGCCACATATCGGTGAAATCTCAGATTTGTCTATCGCAGACCATTTGGAGTTGGTGAGCCAGTTGACCTTGTCTGAAAATGAAGCCATTATTGCTCGTCCCATTCTCAAGGAAATCAAGGATCGCTTGACCTTCCTCAATAACGTGGGGCTTAACTATTTGACGCTGTCACGTTCGGCAGGAACCCTATCAGGTGGGGAGAGTCAGCGAATTCGCTTGGCGACTCAGATTGGGTCCAACCTCTCAGGTGTCCTCTATATATTGGATGAGCCGTCGATTGGTCTCCACCAGAGGGATAATGACCGCCTGATTGCCAGCTTGAAAAAAATGCGTGATTTAGGAAATACCTTGATCGTAGTGGAACATGATGAAGATACCATGCGTGAGGCGGATTATCTGATTGACGTTGGTCCCGGTGCCGGTGTTTTTGGTGGAGAAATCGTCGCTGCAGGGACGCCAAAGCAGGTGGCTCGTAACAGCAAATCTATCACAGGCCAGTACTTGTCAGGTAAACGTGCCATTCCAGTACCAGAAGAGCGCCGTGCCGGAAATGGCCGCTTTATCGAAGTGACAGGAGCGCATGAGAATAACTTGCAAAATATTACCGCTCGCTTCCCATTGGGAAAATTCATCGCAGTGACAGGTGTATCAGGTTCAGGGAAATCGACCTTAATCAACAGCATCCTCAAAAAAGCCATTGCCCAGAAGCTTAACCGCAATTCAGACAAACCTGGTAAGTTTAAGACGATTACAGGGATTGAGCATGTAGACCGCTTGATTGACATTGACCAGAGCCCTATCGGACGAACGCCAAGGTCTAACCCGGCTACCTATACGGGAGTTTTTGACGATATACGAGACCTCTTTGCTCAGACAAATGAAGCTAAGATTCGAGGCTACAAGAAGGGCCGTTTCAGTTTTAACGTCAAGGGCGGTCGTTGCGAAGCCTGCTCAGGTGACGGGATCATCAAGATTGAGATGCACTTCTTGCCAGATGTTTATGTTGCCTGTGAAGTTTGCCATGGGACTCGCTACAACAGTGAAACCCTAGAAGTCCACTATAAGGAAAAGAATATCTCGCAGGTTTTGGACATGACCGTCAACGATGCGGTGGAATTCTTCCAACACATTCCCAAGATTCAGCGTAAACTTCAGACCATCAAGGATGTAGGGTTGGGCTATGTAACGTTAGGACAACCAGCTACCACCCTTTCAGGTGGAGAAGCCCAGCGTATGAAGTTAGCTAGTGAGCTCCACAAACGCTCGACAGGAAAATCCTTCTACATTCTGGATGAGCCGACGACAGGGCTTCATACCGAGGATATCGCTCGCTTGCTCAAGGTTTTAGCTCGCTTTGTCGACGATGGCAATACTGTTCTCGTCATTGAGCACAATCTGGATGTCATCAAGACGGCAGACCATATCATCGATTTGGGACCTGAGGGCGGTGTCGGTGGCGGAACCATCATCGCAACAGGAACTCCAGAAGAAGTAGCAGCCAATGAAGCCAGCTACACAGGACACTATTTGAAAGGAAAGTTACATCATGAATAA